One window from the genome of Nicotiana tomentosiformis chromosome 5, ASM39032v3, whole genome shotgun sequence encodes:
- the LOC138893033 gene encoding secreted RxLR effector protein 161-like: MTSLYQANLGEEHWKAVKTILKYLRRTKDQFLIYGDSELKLEGYIDESFSSDRDDSKSISGYVFTLNGGAVSWKSSKQATAADSVTKADYIVASGAAKKVVWIKKFLTKLGVIPSIEGATPLL; this comes from the coding sequence ATGACTAGCCTATATCAGGCAAATCTTGGTGAGGAGCATTGGAAGGCGGTAAAAActattcttaagtacttaagaaggacTAAAGACCAATTCCTCATTTATGGAGATTCTGAGTTGAAACTTGAAGGTTATATTGATGAAAGTTTCTCTTCAGATAGAGATGATAGCAAATCTATTTCTGGTTATGTATTTACGTTAAATGGTGGTGCAGTGAGTTGGAAAAGTTCCAAACAAGCTACAGCAGCTGATTCAGTGACTAAAGCAGATTATATAGTAGCTAGTGGAGCTGCTAAGAAAGTTGTATGGATCAAAAAGTTCTTAACTAAACTTGGCGTGATTCCTTCAATAGAAGGTGCAACTCCATTATTGTGA